One window of the Gemmatimonadota bacterium genome contains the following:
- a CDS encoding PAS domain S-box protein, which yields MTSANMPDVVEALVRMSPIGMAIFDREMRFVRINAILAEINGLSVEAHLGQRVQELLPDLAAVVEPILTRVLEQGEQIRAIPVSGHTPSQPGVLRQWEGTYLPLEVGGERLAAVYVEERTLQLAAERARREQAEEFTAVAQALPLGMLVIDPSGRYLYANAPAMRLLGMTLEEAGGTGWQQRIHPDDRERVAAGVARVRQARGSFESEHRHVEADGGVTWVRTSTFGIWDGDELRRLVTLLEDVTERRRDAEALRESELRFRTIAEAAPIGILLSDATSRVLYANAETERITGRTAAALSEGGWADVVHPEDLPRLVETMQRDHEPSAGFAVALRVVRGDGSVLRTEAQARNLYVDGVRTGRLTLVSDVTERYRMEAALHESEELFRELAENIDAVFYLARPDATGVDYVSPGFWSIWGRTPAELQEQPELWMDAIHPDDRAGVHEAFSRDRAGFHAEYRIVRPDGSVRWISDRSFPVRNAEGELVRIAGVATDETTRRTLETQLLQAQRLESIGRLAGGVAHDFNNLLTVILSHAAFARQDTAQADEDLAAIEQAGARASELTAQLLAFARRQVIEPRIIDLNVLTTQIDRMLRRLIGEHVQLETVLEPQLWPVRVDPAQMEQVLLNLAVNARDAMPNGGTLTLETANVVLDAGYVASHADVQPGEYVMLAVSDNGEGIDPALLPMIFEPFFTTKPSGVGTGLGLATCYGIIRQAGGHIWAYSEPGNGATFKLYLPRALGALSDVASGGPGKPVRGNETVLLVEDDVSVRAIAVRALRAQGFVVLEAGDGIEALEVARQHSGEIHILVTDVVMPRLGGKELAERLVAERPQIKVLFASGYTRNAIVHQGVLEQGTQFLQKPYVPASLTKKVREVLDGGGSST from the coding sequence ATGACGTCAGCGAACATGCCGGACGTGGTCGAGGCGCTGGTGCGGATGTCGCCCATCGGGATGGCGATCTTCGACCGCGAGATGCGCTTCGTGCGCATCAACGCAATCCTCGCGGAGATCAACGGGTTATCGGTCGAGGCGCACCTGGGGCAACGGGTGCAGGAGCTCCTGCCCGACCTGGCGGCCGTCGTGGAGCCGATCCTGACGCGGGTGCTCGAGCAGGGCGAGCAGATACGCGCGATCCCCGTGTCGGGGCACACGCCCTCGCAGCCGGGTGTGCTGCGTCAGTGGGAAGGGACGTACCTCCCGCTCGAGGTCGGGGGAGAACGCCTGGCTGCCGTGTACGTCGAGGAGCGCACACTGCAGCTCGCCGCGGAACGCGCGCGCCGCGAACAGGCGGAGGAGTTCACCGCGGTGGCGCAGGCGCTCCCGTTAGGCATGCTGGTCATCGACCCCTCGGGGCGGTACCTCTATGCCAACGCCCCGGCCATGCGCCTGCTCGGCATGACGCTGGAGGAGGCCGGCGGGACGGGGTGGCAGCAGCGCATCCATCCAGACGACCGTGAACGCGTCGCCGCCGGGGTCGCGCGCGTGCGGCAGGCTCGCGGGTCGTTCGAGAGCGAGCACCGGCACGTGGAGGCGGATGGCGGGGTGACGTGGGTGCGCACGTCGACGTTCGGCATATGGGACGGCGATGAGTTGCGTCGTCTCGTGACGCTGCTCGAGGACGTCACCGAGCGCCGGCGCGACGCCGAGGCGCTGCGCGAGAGCGAGCTGCGATTCCGCACGATCGCCGAGGCCGCGCCCATCGGAATTCTCCTCAGCGACGCAACCAGCCGCGTGCTGTATGCGAACGCGGAGACCGAGCGCATCACCGGGCGGACGGCGGCAGCGTTGAGCGAGGGTGGGTGGGCCGATGTGGTGCACCCCGAGGACCTGCCGCGACTGGTCGAGACGATGCAGCGGGACCACGAGCCGTCGGCGGGATTCGCGGTGGCGTTGCGCGTCGTGCGTGGCGACGGCTCCGTGCTGCGGACCGAGGCACAGGCGCGCAACCTGTATGTGGATGGCGTGCGCACCGGGCGCCTGACGCTGGTGTCGGATGTGACCGAGCGGTACCGGATGGAAGCCGCGCTGCACGAGAGCGAGGAGCTGTTCCGGGAGCTGGCCGAAAACATCGACGCGGTGTTCTATCTCGCGCGCCCCGATGCTACCGGGGTGGACTACGTGAGTCCGGGGTTCTGGTCCATCTGGGGACGGACGCCGGCCGAGCTGCAGGAGCAGCCGGAGCTGTGGATGGATGCGATTCATCCCGACGATCGCGCGGGCGTGCACGAGGCGTTCTCTCGCGACCGAGCGGGATTCCACGCCGAGTATCGCATCGTGCGTCCAGATGGGAGCGTGCGCTGGATCTCGGACCGAAGCTTCCCGGTGCGCAACGCCGAGGGCGAGCTGGTGCGCATCGCCGGTGTGGCCACCGACGAAACGACGCGGCGCACGCTGGAGACGCAGTTGCTGCAGGCGCAGCGGCTGGAGAGCATCGGGCGCCTGGCCGGCGGGGTGGCGCACGACTTCAACAACCTGCTCACGGTGATCCTGAGCCACGCGGCCTTCGCGCGGCAGGATACGGCACAGGCCGACGAGGATCTCGCAGCCATCGAGCAGGCCGGGGCGCGCGCCTCGGAGCTGACGGCGCAGCTGCTGGCCTTTGCGCGGCGTCAGGTCATCGAGCCGCGCATCATCGACCTCAACGTGCTCACCACGCAGATCGACCGCATGCTGCGGCGCCTGATCGGCGAGCACGTGCAGCTGGAGACAGTACTCGAGCCGCAGCTCTGGCCCGTGCGCGTGGACCCGGCGCAGATGGAGCAGGTGCTGCTCAACCTCGCGGTGAACGCGCGCGACGCGATGCCTAACGGGGGAACACTCACGCTGGAGACGGCGAACGTCGTGCTGGACGCCGGGTACGTCGCGTCGCATGCCGACGTGCAGCCCGGCGAGTACGTGATGCTTGCCGTCAGCGACAACGGCGAGGGGATCGATCCGGCGTTGCTGCCGATGATCTTCGAGCCGTTCTTCACGACCAAGCCGAGCGGGGTGGGGACCGGGCTGGGGCTGGCGACGTGTTATGGCATCATCCGGCAGGCCGGGGGGCACATCTGGGCGTATTCCGAGCCGGGCAATGGGGCGACGTTCAAGCTGTACTTGCCGCGTGCGCTGGGGGCGCTGTCGGATGTGGCGAGCGGCGGGCCGGGGAAGCCGGTGCGCGGCAACGAGACCGTGCTGCTGGTGGAGGACGACGTGAGCGTGCGGGCGATCGCGGTGCGGGCGCTGCGCGCACAGGGGTTCGTGGTGCTGGAAGCGGGGGATGGCATCGAGGCGCTGGAGGTGGCGCGCCAGCACAGTGGCGAGATCCACATCCTGGTGACCGACGTGGTCATGCCGCGGCTGGGGGGGAAGGAGCTGGCCGAGCGGCTGGTGGCGGAGCGGCCGCAGATCAAGGTGTTGTTTGCGTCGGGCTATACGCGGAACGCGATCGTGCACCAGGGGGTGCTGGAGCAGGGGACGCAGTTCCTGCAGAAGCCGTATGTGCCGGCGAGCCTGACGAAGAAGGTGCGGGAGGTACTGGACGGTGGGGGGAGTTCGACGTGA
- a CDS encoding insulinase family protein, whose translation MPLSIRTALATLAALAVIPPASIAAQGAAPKLRVPATVDTLPNGLTLIVHEDHSVPTVATNVWFHVGSGDEKPGRTGFAHLFEHLMFMGSEHAPYPQFDRLLESAGASNNGTTNNDRTSYYEWGPSNALPLMLWLEADRMGWLLPTMDGTKVDAQREIVKNERRQGVENQPYGISEDLLSPALYPAGHPYSWPVIGSMADLSAASLDDVKDFFRRYYAPNNAVIVVAGAVKGDSVRAAMRQAFGDIPRGPAITRPAPAAFTVRDTVMVAEDQVQLPRLYLAWRSVPQYHADDAALNVARMVLSGARNARLTNALIYEQEVAKDVFANNDSKKLDGDFGITATARPGVTLNVLKGAIDKEIRRLATDGPTARELEQARNAIEAGFLNRLEFVNAKAEQLNEYYYYTGTPDYFQRDLDRHRAVTADDIKRVVARYLIAPRVMLSIVPKGKQSLAATREAVQ comes from the coding sequence ATGCCTCTCAGCATCCGTACTGCTCTCGCAACACTCGCGGCGCTCGCCGTGATCCCGCCAGCGTCCATCGCGGCACAAGGCGCTGCCCCCAAACTGCGCGTCCCAGCCACCGTCGACACCCTCCCCAACGGCCTGACCCTCATCGTCCACGAGGATCACTCCGTCCCCACCGTGGCCACCAATGTCTGGTTTCACGTGGGCTCGGGCGACGAGAAGCCCGGGCGCACCGGCTTCGCGCACCTCTTCGAGCACCTGATGTTCATGGGCTCCGAGCACGCGCCGTATCCGCAGTTCGACCGCCTCCTCGAGTCGGCTGGCGCCAGTAACAACGGCACCACCAACAACGACCGCACGTCGTACTACGAGTGGGGGCCGTCCAACGCGCTCCCCCTCATGCTCTGGCTCGAAGCCGATCGCATGGGGTGGCTCCTCCCCACGATGGATGGCACCAAGGTCGACGCCCAGCGCGAGATCGTAAAGAACGAGCGACGCCAGGGCGTCGAGAACCAGCCCTACGGAATCTCCGAGGACCTGCTCTCCCCCGCGCTCTACCCGGCGGGACATCCCTACTCCTGGCCGGTCATCGGCTCCATGGCCGACCTCTCGGCCGCCTCGCTCGACGACGTGAAGGACTTCTTCCGTCGCTACTACGCGCCTAACAACGCCGTCATCGTCGTGGCCGGCGCCGTCAAGGGCGACTCGGTGCGCGCCGCCATGCGCCAGGCCTTTGGCGACATCCCGCGCGGCCCGGCCATCACGCGTCCGGCCCCCGCCGCCTTCACCGTGCGCGACACCGTGATGGTCGCCGAGGATCAGGTGCAACTTCCCCGGCTGTACCTGGCCTGGCGCTCCGTGCCGCAGTATCACGCCGACGACGCCGCACTCAACGTGGCGCGCATGGTCCTGAGCGGTGCGCGCAACGCCCGACTCACCAACGCGCTCATCTACGAGCAGGAAGTGGCCAAGGACGTCTTCGCCAACAACGACTCCAAGAAGCTCGACGGCGACTTCGGCATCACCGCCACCGCACGCCCGGGCGTGACGCTCAACGTGCTCAAGGGGGCGATCGACAAGGAAATCCGCCGCCTCGCCACCGACGGCCCCACCGCGCGTGAGCTCGAGCAGGCGCGCAACGCCATCGAGGCCGGCTTCCTCAACCGCCTCGAATTCGTGAACGCCAAGGCCGAGCAGCTCAACGAGTACTACTACTACACGGGGACGCCGGACTACTTCCAGCGCGATCTCGATCGCCATCGCGCCGTCACCGCCGACGACATCAAGCGCGTCGTCGCCCGGTACCTCATCGCCCCCCGCGTCATGCTCAGCATCGTCCCGAAGGGCAAGCAGTCGCTCGCCGCCACGCGGGAGGCCGTGCAATGA
- a CDS encoding insulinase family protein, producing MTRHIVPDSRNTCGTARRACAGRCATPLVVTLTRLGALAAVSLAPATITAQQFVRERPPTLGAPATLTVPAVRSARLPNGMALQVVEQRELPLVQVIVSFPGGSRLDGATPGIAAFTANMLDEGAGTRDAATLQAELAFLGAQLQTGADWDRLFVALKVPVRSLGPALDLLADVVRRPTFSAAEVRRQRDLRLATLLQQRDQPNALADLAFNAIVYPAGHPYHNSAGGDSASVAAFDSSAVRAFYTRAVRPERASAVIVGDLDASDARAQLARRLGEWAATGTAATAAPVTVAARRETSTRVYLVDKPNAAQSVITIGWPGVDRLSPDYAPLMVMNTLLGASFTSRLNMNLRETHGYTYGASSRFAFRPVPGPFVASAAVRTNVTDSSLVEFFKELRGVRDATVPDDELQRAKAYVELALPGSLESTSQVAASIAQLATFSLPLGELSAYATRVRAVTAADVQRVARQYLTPDHATVVVVGDLSKIRPAIESLKLGELRVLEVKEIAR from the coding sequence ATGACCCGCCACATCGTGCCCGACAGCCGCAACACGTGCGGCACCGCGCGCCGCGCATGCGCCGGGCGATGCGCCACCCCGCTCGTCGTCACGCTGACCAGGCTCGGCGCGCTCGCGGCGGTGTCGCTCGCCCCGGCCACGATCACCGCGCAGCAGTTCGTGCGCGAGCGCCCGCCCACGTTAGGCGCCCCGGCCACCCTCACCGTCCCCGCCGTGCGCAGCGCCCGCCTGCCCAACGGCATGGCGCTCCAGGTCGTCGAGCAGCGCGAACTCCCGCTCGTACAGGTCATCGTCTCCTTCCCCGGCGGCTCGCGCCTCGACGGCGCCACCCCGGGGATCGCCGCCTTCACCGCCAACATGCTCGACGAGGGGGCCGGAACCCGCGACGCTGCCACCCTCCAGGCCGAACTCGCCTTCCTCGGCGCACAACTCCAGACCGGCGCCGACTGGGACCGCCTCTTCGTCGCCCTCAAGGTCCCCGTGCGCTCGTTAGGGCCGGCGCTCGACCTCCTCGCCGACGTCGTCCGCCGCCCCACCTTCAGCGCCGCCGAGGTGCGTCGCCAGCGCGACCTGCGCCTCGCCACCCTCCTGCAACAGCGCGACCAACCCAACGCACTCGCCGACCTGGCCTTCAACGCCATCGTCTACCCCGCAGGGCACCCCTACCACAATAGTGCCGGCGGCGACTCGGCCTCGGTCGCGGCGTTCGACAGCAGCGCGGTGCGCGCCTTCTACACGCGCGCCGTCCGCCCCGAACGCGCCAGCGCCGTCATCGTCGGCGACCTGGATGCGAGCGACGCCCGCGCCCAGCTCGCCCGCCGCCTGGGTGAGTGGGCCGCCACCGGTACCGCCGCCACGGCGGCCCCCGTTACCGTCGCCGCGCGCCGCGAGACGAGCACGCGCGTCTACTTGGTCGACAAGCCCAACGCCGCCCAGTCCGTGATCACCATCGGCTGGCCCGGCGTCGACCGCCTGTCGCCCGACTACGCCCCGCTCATGGTCATGAACACCCTGCTGGGCGCGTCGTTCACCTCGCGCCTCAACATGAACCTGCGCGAGACCCACGGCTACACCTACGGCGCCAGCTCACGCTTCGCCTTCCGCCCCGTCCCCGGCCCCTTCGTCGCCTCGGCCGCCGTGCGCACCAACGTCACCGATTCGTCGCTCGTCGAGTTCTTCAAGGAGCTTCGCGGCGTCCGCGACGCCACTGTCCCCGACGACGAACTGCAGCGCGCCAAGGCCTACGTGGAGCTGGCACTCCCCGGTTCGCTGGAGAGCACGTCACAGGTCGCCGCCTCCATCGCGCAACTCGCCACCTTCTCGCTCCCGTTAGGCGAACTGTCCGCCTACGCCACCCGCGTCCGCGCCGTCACCGCCGCCGACGTGCAGCGCGTCGCACGCCAGTACCTGACCCCCGATCATGCGACGGTGGTGGTGGTGGGCGACCTGTCCAAGATCCGCCCGGCGATTGAATCACTGAAGCTCGGGGAGCTCCGTGTACTCGAAGTGAAGGAGATCGCCAGGTAG
- a CDS encoding M28 family peptidase gives MRRTLLVGAVVLIQAACARQATLGTNANVAAGGTGVEVPSLDAIRADDLKRDLFALAGDAMRGREAGTLDELRASGWLVEQVRAIGLEPAGEDGTYYQWWPMRRIRQSDASVVRVGGESLKLWRDVVVPSAVDANVDLPIVFVGRATDAELAGVDLTGKAVAALIVPPPNPPGRNVSLSAWRYAGAAVRAQSARLTSRGAAAVVLVADSVVEGAIEFYGAVSARGTYGLDTAGAVTRPRAAAPVLLVRQRMLGALQATGARLSAMLTSESFTYPSVNIVAKLPGSDATLRNEYVLFSGHQDHDGVRFPIDGDSIWNGADDNATVSVAMLAIARAWKQQPSKRSALWVWHGAEERGLLGSRWHAMKPMVPRDQIVAVLNADMIGRNHPDSASLLGIQPPHRNSSDLVAHALRANQLTGRFTLDSLWDRPTHPEGWYFRSDHLPYARLNIPAVMYSTNLHPDYHTPRDNPDRIDIDKLRRMTQWMYATGWLVGTAAARPRVDAGFRLER, from the coding sequence ATGCGTCGAACTCTCCTTGTTGGTGCCGTAGTGCTCATCCAGGCGGCGTGTGCTCGTCAGGCGACGCTTGGGACGAATGCGAACGTTGCAGCTGGGGGCACGGGGGTGGAGGTGCCGTCGCTGGATGCGATACGTGCGGATGACCTGAAGCGGGACCTCTTTGCGCTCGCCGGCGACGCGATGCGCGGACGCGAGGCGGGGACGCTCGATGAGCTGCGGGCGAGCGGGTGGCTCGTGGAACAGGTGCGGGCGATCGGGCTCGAGCCGGCGGGCGAAGACGGGACGTACTACCAGTGGTGGCCGATGCGGCGCATCCGGCAGTCGGATGCGAGCGTGGTGCGCGTGGGCGGGGAATCGCTCAAGCTCTGGCGAGACGTGGTCGTGCCCTCGGCGGTGGACGCCAACGTCGACCTGCCGATCGTCTTCGTGGGGCGCGCGACGGATGCGGAGCTGGCGGGGGTGGATCTCACCGGAAAGGCCGTCGCCGCTTTGATCGTGCCGCCCCCCAATCCGCCGGGTCGCAACGTCTCGCTCTCGGCGTGGCGATATGCCGGTGCCGCGGTGCGCGCGCAGTCGGCGCGCCTGACGAGTCGCGGCGCCGCGGCCGTGGTGCTCGTGGCCGACTCGGTCGTGGAAGGAGCGATCGAGTTCTACGGTGCGGTGTCGGCGCGCGGGACGTACGGGCTCGACACGGCCGGGGCCGTGACGCGGCCACGTGCGGCGGCGCCGGTATTGCTGGTGCGGCAGCGGATGCTTGGGGCGCTGCAAGCCACCGGCGCGCGGCTCTCGGCGATGCTCACGAGCGAGAGCTTCACGTATCCCTCCGTGAACATCGTGGCCAAGCTCCCCGGGAGCGACGCGACGCTGCGCAACGAATACGTGCTGTTCAGCGGACACCAGGACCACGACGGCGTGCGCTTCCCGATCGATGGCGACTCGATCTGGAACGGGGCCGACGACAACGCGACGGTGAGCGTGGCGATGCTGGCGATTGCCCGCGCGTGGAAGCAGCAGCCCAGCAAGCGCTCGGCGCTCTGGGTGTGGCATGGCGCCGAGGAGCGGGGCTTGTTAGGCTCGCGCTGGCATGCGATGAAGCCCATGGTGCCGCGCGACCAGATCGTCGCGGTCCTCAACGCCGACATGATCGGGCGCAACCACCCGGACTCGGCATCCTTGTTAGGCATCCAGCCGCCGCACCGCAACTCGAGCGACCTGGTGGCGCACGCGCTGCGCGCGAACCAGCTCACGGGGCGCTTCACGCTCGATTCGCTCTGGGACCGGCCGACGCACCCCGAAGGGTGGTACTTCCGCAGCGATCACCTGCCGTACGCACGGCTCAATATCCCGGCGGTGATGTACTCGACCAACCTGCACCCGGACTACCACACGCCGCGCGACAATCCGGACCGGATCGACATCGACAAGCTGCGGCGCATGACGCAGTGGATGTATGCAACGGGGTGGCTTGTGGGGACGGCGGCGGCTCGGCCGAGGGTTGACGCGGGGTTTCGGTTGGAGCGTTAG
- the queF gene encoding NADPH-dependent 7-cyano-7-deazaguanine reductase QueF → MPQPELLETFPNPYPGRNYEIFMTTPEFTSLCPIGGIETDAAELALLKGGAPDFATINITYIPDEVCLELKTLKLYLWSFRNDGIFYERVVNRILDDLSERAKPRWMRVVGDFNVRGGVKSIITADYGVRPG, encoded by the coding sequence ATGCCGCAACCTGAACTGCTGGAGACGTTTCCGAACCCGTACCCCGGGCGGAACTACGAGATCTTCATGACCACGCCGGAGTTCACCTCGCTCTGCCCGATCGGGGGGATCGAGACGGACGCGGCGGAGCTTGCCCTGCTCAAGGGAGGGGCGCCGGACTTCGCGACGATCAACATCACGTACATCCCGGACGAGGTCTGCCTCGAGCTCAAGACGCTCAAGCTCTACCTCTGGAGCTTCCGGAACGATGGGATCTTCTACGAGCGGGTGGTGAACCGGATCCTCGACGACCTGTCGGAGCGGGCGAAGCCGAGGTGGATGCGCGTGGTGGGGGATTTCAACGTGCGCGGCGGGGTGAAGTCGATCATCACGGCCGATTATGGGGTGCGGCCCGGCTAG
- a CDS encoding rhomboid family intramembrane serine protease, with product MGVTYTDETDYPRLTKAVQWLIAINVAIYFLQLTVVGAQNMLPALGFSADDLSRSWWTIGTYMFVHGGFWHLALNMYTLYIFGPRVEHAWSAGEFTRFYLLCGLGGWFFHLLFARDSLLIGASAAVLGVTLAYATRWPEDEVYLFGVLPLKVKWMVALLVVMNLVGGMAESHGGVAYLAHLGGLAAGWLYLRTSSGSAGIDRFKQRVSPIPDIPDETPRAIPRSLPRAREKGNEIDEIIARSNAAVSRRPAPQAPPLGAKGVKRMSDIDLVLDKISQQGIESLTTDEKKMLEEMSRELRDGA from the coding sequence ACCGACTATCCTCGCCTAACGAAGGCGGTGCAGTGGTTGATCGCGATCAACGTCGCGATCTACTTCCTGCAGTTGACGGTCGTTGGTGCCCAGAACATGCTGCCGGCGCTCGGCTTCTCGGCCGACGACCTGTCGCGCTCGTGGTGGACGATCGGCACCTACATGTTCGTGCACGGGGGCTTCTGGCACCTCGCACTCAACATGTACACGCTCTACATCTTCGGCCCCCGCGTGGAGCATGCGTGGAGTGCCGGGGAGTTCACGCGCTTCTATCTCCTGTGCGGCCTGGGCGGGTGGTTCTTCCACCTCCTCTTCGCGCGCGACTCGCTGCTGATCGGCGCCTCGGCTGCGGTGCTGGGGGTGACGCTCGCCTATGCGACGCGCTGGCCCGAGGACGAGGTGTACCTGTTCGGCGTGCTGCCACTCAAGGTGAAGTGGATGGTGGCGCTGCTGGTGGTGATGAACCTCGTGGGCGGGATGGCCGAGTCGCACGGTGGCGTGGCGTACCTCGCGCACCTGGGCGGGCTGGCGGCGGGGTGGCTGTACCTGCGCACGTCGTCGGGGAGCGCGGGGATCGACCGCTTCAAGCAGCGCGTCTCGCCGATTCCCGACATCCCCGACGAGACGCCGCGGGCGATTCCGCGCTCGTTGCCGCGCGCCCGGGAGAAGGGGAACGAGATCGACGAGATCATCGCGCGCAGCAATGCCGCGGTCTCGCGCCGGCCGGCGCCGCAGGCCCCGCCGCTCGGCGCCAAGGGCGTGAAGCGGATGAGCGACATCGACCTCGTCCTGGACAAGATCTCGCAGCAGGGGATCGAGAGCCTGACTACCGACGAAAAGAAGATGCTCGAGGAGATGTCGCGGGAGTTGCGCGACGGCGCCTGA